The following coding sequences are from one Parabacteroides pacaensis window:
- the argB gene encoding acetylglutamate kinase: protein MDKLTLVKVGGKIVEEELTLKRLLYDFSAIEGYKVLVHGGGRSATKLAARLGIESKMVNGRRITDMETLKVVTMIYGGLVNKNIVAGLQALGVNALGLTGADMNLMRSDKRPVKDIDYGFVGDVKEVNANLLASLIHQDIVPVLAPLTHDKKGNMLNTNADTIAGETAKALAKYFEVTLMFCFEKKGVLKDENDDESVIPEINQTVFRQYVKEGIIQGGMIPKLENSFDAIEAGVKRVIITQASDICHGKGTIVF from the coding sequence GTGGACAAACTGACATTAGTAAAAGTAGGGGGAAAAATTGTTGAGGAAGAACTTACATTGAAGCGGTTGCTTTATGATTTTTCAGCAATAGAAGGATATAAGGTCTTGGTACATGGAGGGGGGCGCTCTGCTACCAAACTAGCAGCCCGGCTAGGAATTGAAAGTAAAATGGTAAATGGTCGTCGTATTACGGATATGGAAACTTTGAAGGTGGTGACGATGATATACGGCGGATTAGTAAATAAAAATATTGTGGCTGGTTTACAAGCTTTAGGGGTAAATGCGTTAGGGCTAACTGGTGCAGATATGAATTTGATGCGGTCTGATAAACGTCCTGTCAAAGATATAGATTATGGATTTGTAGGAGATGTAAAAGAAGTAAATGCCAATTTGCTTGCCTCTTTGATCCATCAGGATATTGTTCCTGTTTTAGCACCTTTAACTCATGATAAAAAAGGTAATATGCTCAATACGAATGCCGATACGATTGCCGGAGAGACTGCAAAAGCGCTAGCAAAATATTTTGAAGTAACCTTAATGTTCTGTTTTGAAAAAAAAGGTGTACTTAAAGATGAAAATGACGATGAAAGTGTAATACCGGAAATAAATCAAACTGTGTTTAGACAATATGTAAAAGAGGGTATAATTCAAGGAGGTATGATTCCTAAACTAGAAAATTCCTTTGATGCGATAGAAGCTGGGGTAAAACGAGTAATTATAACTCAAGCTTCTGATATCTGTCATGGAAAAGGAACAATAGTGTTTTGA
- a CDS encoding 3-keto-disaccharide hydrolase, whose protein sequence is MKRSNLLLAAFLCCAGIVFSQSSEKSSGWKPLFGENLSDAEYNPEVWSMKDGVLSAVKDESIWTNTEYENFEVDLDFKNDVNTNSGVVVYCTDKKDWIPNSVEIQIADDHGKWGDGKAYEQCGAIYGHLGAKQQKVVKKPGEWNHMRIKCKGQQITVILNGKKVTDMNMALWTSGKKNPDGSDIPSWLPKPFAELPTKGFIGLQGKHGDALIWFKNMKIRELK, encoded by the coding sequence ATGAAACGTAGTAATTTATTACTGGCAGCTTTTTTATGTTGTGCCGGTATTGTGTTTTCTCAATCTTCGGAAAAAAGTAGCGGATGGAAACCGCTATTCGGTGAAAATCTTTCAGATGCGGAATATAATCCGGAAGTATGGAGTATGAAAGATGGAGTATTGTCTGCTGTAAAAGACGAATCCATTTGGACAAACACTGAGTATGAAAATTTTGAAGTCGATCTGGATTTCAAAAATGATGTAAATACAAACAGTGGAGTAGTTGTATATTGTACAGATAAAAAAGATTGGATTCCTAATTCAGTAGAAATTCAAATCGCTGACGACCATGGGAAATGGGGTGATGGCAAAGCGTATGAACAATGTGGTGCCATTTATGGACATTTAGGAGCTAAACAACAAAAAGTGGTTAAAAAGCCCGGTGAATGGAATCACATGCGGATTAAATGTAAAGGACAGCAAATTACTGTAATCCTAAATGGAAAAAAAGTCACAGATATGAATATGGCTTTATGGACTTCGGGGAAAAAGAATCCGGATGGTTCCGATATCCCTAGTTGGTTACCTAAACCTTTTGCCGAACTTCCGACAAAAGGATTCATCGGTTTACAAGGGAAACACGGGGATGCATTAATTTGGTTCAAGAATATGAAAATTAGAGAACTAAAATAA
- a CDS encoding NAD(P)H-hydrate dehydratase has translation MMKIFATEKVKDLDQYTIQYEPISSPDLVERAATMFVHEFCRRYSKQIRIVVFAGQGNNGADALAVARLLIDEGYRVETVLFNPSNHLSYDCELNKERLLKMERVEFTEVIDNFMPPELSERDVVIDGLFGSGINRPLTGGFAAVVNYLNQSEATIVSIDIPSGLFGEDNRQNDPEAIVHADVTFTFQFPKLAFLLAENEQYVGEWKVLDIGLHPDIIEQTPSPYYFVQEEEIANVFQPRDRFAHKGTFGHALLIAGSRGKMGAALLSAKACLRSGVGLLTVHIPQRGELAFQTAFPEAMLSFDPNKEFFSVLPDISTYSAIGIGPGLGQHMESAAALERLLSTTSHPVVIDADALNLLASNHDLINRIPPRSILTPHPKEFDRLAGVSKSDYERLMKAQSFAVEHKICIVLKGAYTAVCTAEGNVYFNSTGNPGMATAGSGDVLTGIILGLLAQGHEPETAAVAGVFLHGVAGDLAAIYRSEESMIASDIIDMLGKAFKQTKDF, from the coding sequence ATGATGAAGATATTTGCTACCGAAAAGGTAAAAGACCTCGATCAATACACCATCCAGTATGAACCTATCAGCTCGCCTGATTTGGTTGAAAGAGCAGCGACTATGTTTGTTCATGAGTTTTGCCGCCGCTATTCCAAACAGATACGTATCGTTGTTTTTGCCGGTCAAGGAAATAATGGGGCTGATGCCTTGGCTGTTGCCCGTTTGTTAATAGACGAAGGGTACCGGGTAGAAACAGTTCTCTTTAATCCCAGTAACCATCTGTCATATGACTGCGAGCTAAATAAAGAACGTCTCCTTAAAATGGAACGGGTGGAATTTACTGAAGTGATTGATAATTTCATGCCTCCGGAATTAAGTGAACGAGATGTTGTAATTGACGGGTTATTTGGTTCGGGAATCAACCGACCACTTACAGGTGGCTTTGCTGCTGTAGTAAATTATCTGAATCAATCGGAAGCTACGATTGTTTCTATTGATATTCCTTCCGGTTTATTTGGTGAAGATAATCGGCAAAATGATCCGGAAGCAATTGTTCATGCAGATGTTACATTTACTTTTCAATTCCCGAAATTAGCTTTTCTACTGGCAGAAAACGAACAATATGTAGGTGAATGGAAAGTACTAGATATTGGTCTTCATCCGGATATTATAGAACAGACACCTTCTCCTTATTATTTTGTACAAGAAGAAGAGATAGCGAATGTTTTCCAGCCTCGGGACAGATTTGCTCATAAAGGAACATTCGGACATGCCTTGCTTATTGCCGGAAGCCGGGGTAAAATGGGAGCTGCTTTACTTTCTGCGAAAGCATGCTTACGAAGTGGTGTAGGACTTTTGACTGTTCATATTCCTCAAAGAGGAGAACTTGCATTCCAGACTGCTTTTCCGGAAGCTATGCTAAGTTTTGATCCTAACAAAGAATTTTTTTCCGTTTTACCTGATATTAGTACCTACAGTGCCATAGGGATAGGACCTGGATTAGGGCAACATATGGAAAGTGCTGCTGCACTGGAACGTTTACTCTCTACTACGTCTCACCCTGTGGTAATCGATGCGGATGCTCTCAATTTGCTAGCTTCTAATCATGATTTAATCAACCGTATTCCTCCGCGAAGTATACTAACGCCTCACCCTAAAGAATTTGACCGTTTGGCGGGAGTTAGTAAAAGCGATTACGAACGTTTAATGAAAGCTCAATCTTTTGCTGTTGAACATAAAATTTGTATTGTATTAAAAGGTGCTTATACAGCAGTTTGTACGGCAGAAGGAAATGTATACTTTAATAGTACCGGCAATCCGGGGATGGCTACAGCCGGAAGTGGAGATGTATTAACTGGTATTATTTTAGGATTATTAGCGCAAGGACATGAACCCGAAACCGCTGCAGTCGCCGGGGTCTTCCTTCACGGAGTAGCTGGCGACTTAGCTGCTATTTACCGATCGGAAGAAAGTATGATTGCAAGTGACATTATTGATATGCTTGGAAAAGCTTTCAAACAGACTAAAGATTTTTAA